The Alosa sapidissima isolate fAloSap1 chromosome 16, fAloSap1.pri, whole genome shotgun sequence genome has a segment encoding these proteins:
- the LOC121685314 gene encoding KIF-binding protein, translating into MASSYSQEWRSVCDTFRNAQTLSDIESRKDPENDPFRSKYKARDLLKEILTVLKSFDTGETEDDDNDAECQTEEPVDGGKGEACGRRCPGDSNAGIRAAKLGVIEYYLGVNHVETEELSAGEEHLMKCMKLLDRCTITQENVSLCIQARNQLGILWAGRDETEKAQGFLETAESIYIRYMKEDGQPPMDLTEFFVGEEDQLSQQERTKRFELAYTHTLYYLAQVYKNLEQFERAGKYCHSTLQRQLELNQFVPLEWAINAATLSQYYITKTRYMEGRHCLAAASVIAGLAGEVPSEAAAQESEIEYEKREQLRQKRAEIARCWIKYCLNLMQDAKKLLEDNIGELDVDRQAELSRVRCNEEEERERERKSTVLFSSSDTFDSICALEDKVSCVFPLDFEEARAVFLVGQNYVGQAKEYFEMDGHVTDHIEILQDHSALFKVLAFFEEDLERRCKMHKRRVDMLEPICKDLNAQYYLLVCRQLQFELAETYYEMMDLKLAVADRQDDLDAHTVKKFNTLCSASMKYYEKFLDTARSPDGKFPDKLEDEVLRPALVAKFRVARLQSKLISASPTVQIENLSRSLEAYRFVVQYCEENPEARPAVETELELSEEMVSLLPIKINRIRAKIAVN; encoded by the exons atggccTCCTCGTACAGTCAAGAATGGAGATCTGTGTGCGACACATTTCGAAATGCTCAAACTCTCTCAGATATAGAATCAAGAAAGGATCCAGAGAACGACCCATTTCGCTCTAAATACAAAGCCAGGGACCTGCTAAAGGAGATACTCACCGTGTTAAAGAGCTTTGATACCGGGGAGACCGAGGACGATGATAACGATGCTGAGTGTCAAACAGAGGAACCCGTTGACGGAGGAAAGGGGGAGGCGTGTGGAAGGCGCTGCCCCGGGGATTCAAATGCAGGAATACGAGCTGCTAAACTCGGGGTGATCGAATACTACCTTGGTGTTAACCATGTGGAGACTGAAGAATTATCGGCTGGCGAAGAACACTTGATGAAATGCATGAAACTGCTGGATAGGTGCACGATTACGCAGGAGAACGTGTCTTTGTGTATCCAGGCCAGG AATCAGCTTGGAATTCTGTGGGCGGGCAGGGATGAGACCGAGAAAGCCCAAGGATTCCTAGAGACAGCGGAATCGATATACATACGCTACATGAAAGAG GATGGCCAGCCACCCATGGACCTAACAGAGTTCTTTGTTGGAGAGGAAGATCAACTGTCTCAACAAGAGAGGACAAAAAG ATTTGAGCTGGCTTACACCCACACATTGTACTACCTGGCACAGGTGTATAAAAACCTGGAGCAGTTTGAACGGGCTGGGAAATACTGCCACAGCACCCTACAGAGGCAGCTGGAACTCAACCAGTTTGTTCCACTGGAGTGGGCCATCAATGCAGCTACTCTGTCCCAGTATTACATCACTAAG ACCCGGTACATGGAGGGACGGCACTGCCTGGCAGCGGCCAGCGTTATAGCAGGACTGGCTGGGGAGGTTCCTTCTGAAGCCGCTGCCCAAGAGA GTGAGATTGAGTATGAGAAACGTGAGCAGCTTCGCCAGAAGAGGGCAGAGATTGCCCGCTGTTGGATTAAATACTGCCTCAACCTCATGCAGGATGCTAAGAAACTCTTGGAG GACAACATCGGCGAGCTGGACGTGGACCGCCAGGCGGAGCTGAGCCGCGTGCGGTGCAACGAGGAAGAGGAGCGAGAGCGTGAGAGGAAGAGCACGGTGCTGTTCAGCTCCAGCGACACCTTCGACTCCATCTGCGCGCTGGAGGACAAGGTGAGCTGCGTCTTCCCGCTGGACTTCGAGGAGGCACGCGCCGTCTTCCTGGTGGGCCAGAACTACGTGGGCCAGGCCAAGGAGTACTTCGAGATGGACGGTCACGTGACGGACCACATCGAGATCCTGCAGGACCACAGCGCTCTCTTCAAGGTGCTGGCCTTCTTCGAGGAGGACCTGGAGCGACGGTGTAAGATGCACAAGCGGCGAGTGGACATGCTGGAGCCCATCTGCAAGGACCTGAACGCCCAGTACTACCTGCTGGTGTGCCGTCAGCTGCAGTTCGAGCTGGCCGAGACCTACTACGAGATGATGGACCTGAAGCTGGCCGTGGCCGACCGCCAGGATGATCTGGACGCACACACGGTCAAGAAGTTCAACACGCTGTGCTCCGCGTCGATGAAGTACTATGAGAAGTTCCTGGACACGGCGCGCTCTCCCGACGGCAAGTTCCCCGACAAGCTGGAGGATGAGGTGCTGCGTCCGGCGCTGGTGGCCAAGTTCCGCGTGGCGCGGCTCCAGTCCAAGCTCATCTCGGCCAGTCCCACTGTCCAGATAGAGAATCTGAGCCGCTCGCTGGAGGCTTACCGCTTCGTGGTCCAGTACTGCGAGGAGAACCCCGAGGCTCGGCCCGCCGTGGAGACGGAGCTGGAGCTCAGCGAGGAGATGGTCAGCCTGCTGCCCATCAAGATCAACAGGATCCGCGCCAAGATAGCCGTCAACTGA
- the LOC121685315 gene encoding uncharacterized protein LOC121685315, translated as MAIDKPPPVHFWSDAETEFMLCQLKALNILKYMDGRKTRNGNLFRKVAEHMEDAGFQRTSEQIRVRWKNVKKAYYNTRKKNQTSGNSSVSCPYSNILKELLGRRPLSKTAENGVDIVSNVSPSFSDQEEEQQFAGDQAPLEQDPLPHESSDSYLTSSPTSEPSSSTSLFHQQFQIAVKAEAPEGAVRDSPISGTPNGELPRRRSRLSLQPGTQVSPSAWRTFSIPTRFTSLSPFEEQLLAVHREQAAAIREGFRSLAQQNRLLYLEVCETNRSVARIASAVAEKAASSSGMAEELIRVQQRISESIDSTNNLHTRVIDLLFSQQEQPIIVMPNEDKGMNVRPSRE; from the exons atggcGATTGATAAACCTCCACCTGTTCATTTTTGGAGTGATGCAGAGACAGAGTTCATGCTGTGTCAGCTGAAAGCGTtaaatattttgaaatacatgGATGGTAGGAAAACACGGAATGGCAACCTGTTTAGAAAAGTTGCGGAACACATGGAGGACGCTGGATTTCAAAGGACGTCCGAGCAAATCCGTGTTCGGTGGAAGAACGTGAAAAAAGCCTACTACAATACCAGGAAAAAGAACCAAACCAGTGGCAACAGTTCAGTTTCATGTCCATACTCCAACATATTGAAGGAGCTGCTTGGACGTCGACCGTTGTCCAAAACAGCAGAGAATGGCGTGGACATTGTGTCTAACGTTAGTCCTTCGTTCTCAG ACCAAGAGGAAGAGCAGCAGTTTGCTGGTGATCAGGCCCCGCTGGAGCAGGACCCGCTCCCTCACGAGTCCTCTGATTCATATCTAACGTCCTCACCGACCTCAGAACCATCCAGTTCTACATCTCTGTTTCATCAGCAGTTCCAGATCGCTGTCAAAGCAGAAGCACCTGAAGGTGCTGTACGGGACAGTCCCATTAGTGGAACACCTAACGGTGAATTACCGAGACGACGCTCACGACTGAGCCTGCAGCCAGGGACACAGGTCTCGCCCTCCGCATGGAGGACGTTTAGCATCCCAACGCGGTTCACGTCCTTGAGCCCATTCGAGGAGCAGCTCCTAGCCGTCCATCGGGAGCAGGCTGCGGCTATCCGTGAGGGCTTTCGCTCGCTGGCACAACAGAACCGACTCCTCTACTTGGAGGTCTGCGAGACCAACCGCAGTGTAGCCCGGATTGCCTCGGCGGTGGCCGAGAAGGCCGCAAGCTCCTCTGGCATGGCTGAAGAACTGATCCGAGTGCAGCAGAGAATAAGTGAAAGCATCGACTCCACTAACAATCTCCACACGCGGGTGATTGACTTGCTGTTCTCACAGCAGGAGCAACCCATTATTGTCATGCCTAATGAGGATAAAGGCATGAATGTACGACCCAGTAGAGAATAG